In the Leifsonia sp. 466MF genome, one interval contains:
- a CDS encoding lipopolysaccharide assembly protein LapA domain-containing protein has translation MSSAGNTGRDDENRLTRFLKRKWLAIVLILLLVIVAVQNLVGGDRATIFVLWTQVQVPTWLLVVLVFLIGGVVGWVLARNRAARRARR, from the coding sequence ATGAGCAGCGCGGGGAACACCGGCCGGGATGACGAGAACCGTCTGACGCGGTTCCTGAAACGCAAGTGGCTGGCGATCGTCCTCATCCTGCTGTTGGTGATCGTGGCCGTGCAGAACCTCGTCGGCGGCGACCGTGCGACCATCTTCGTGCTGTGGACGCAGGTTCAGGTGCCGACCTGGCTGCTGGTGGTGCTCGTCTTCCTGATCGGCGGAGTCGTCGGCTGGGTGCTCGCGCGCAACCGTGCGGCCAGGCGCGCGCGGCGCTGA
- a CDS encoding phosphotransferase, with amino-acid sequence MEREEALAGGNAGGAVVRIGDTVRKPWTAATPSVVSFVEHLRESGVDAPAPLGRDDEGRQVQEFVPGRLAMDADPLTLSELHRVGEMVRAIHDASAAFVPPPHAVWETAIPAPAAELVCHNDLAPWNLMVGDRWLFIDWDASAPSTRLWDLAYAAQAFTLNDAARAPEDSARALAAFVDGYGADKSLRANLPTEMGRRTQAMYDLLHTSNRAGREPWATMYETGHGAHWQAVTRYVTTHRDVWARTL; translated from the coding sequence GTGGAACGGGAAGAGGCGCTCGCCGGGGGAAACGCCGGGGGCGCGGTGGTGCGCATCGGCGACACCGTCCGCAAGCCGTGGACGGCGGCGACGCCGAGCGTCGTGTCGTTCGTCGAGCACCTGCGGGAGTCCGGTGTGGATGCGCCCGCCCCGCTGGGCCGCGACGACGAGGGGCGACAGGTCCAGGAGTTCGTGCCGGGCCGTCTGGCGATGGATGCGGACCCGCTCACCCTGTCCGAGCTGCATCGGGTCGGGGAGATGGTCCGCGCCATCCACGACGCCAGCGCCGCGTTCGTCCCGCCGCCGCATGCGGTCTGGGAGACGGCGATCCCTGCACCTGCCGCAGAGCTCGTCTGCCACAACGACCTGGCCCCGTGGAACCTGATGGTGGGCGACCGCTGGCTGTTCATCGACTGGGACGCCTCCGCCCCCAGCACCCGCCTCTGGGATCTGGCCTACGCCGCCCAGGCGTTCACGCTCAACGACGCGGCCCGCGCCCCCGAGGACTCCGCCCGGGCGCTCGCGGCATTCGTCGACGGGTACGGCGCCGACAAGAGTCTGCGCGCCAACCTCCCGACCGAGATGGGCCGTAGAACGCAGGCGATGTACGACCTGCTCCACACGTCGAACCGCGCGGGTCGGGAGCCGTGGGCGACGATGTACGAGACCGGGCACGGAGCGCACTGGCAGGCGGTGACCCGCTACGTGACCACTCACCGCGACGTATGGGCACGCACCCTGTAA
- a CDS encoding sigma-70 family RNA polymerase sigma factor, producing the protein MDDTERSLVGALHAGDVSAIELLYQRWGRLVYTLALRSLGNVADAEDVTQQVFVAAWQGRAGFDPERAKLSTWLMAITRHKIVDAYEARAKRQRELEAFMESVYLQSLSWTDEIADSVAMSQELDQLEPVAQQIMRLAFYDRLTHTQIAAKLDLPLGTVKSHIRRSLLRLRARLEDADDA; encoded by the coding sequence GTGGATGACACCGAGCGTTCACTCGTCGGCGCCCTGCATGCCGGCGATGTGTCCGCGATCGAGCTGTTGTACCAGCGCTGGGGACGGCTGGTCTACACGCTCGCGCTGCGCTCGCTCGGCAACGTCGCCGACGCCGAGGACGTGACGCAGCAGGTGTTCGTCGCCGCCTGGCAGGGACGCGCGGGATTCGATCCGGAGCGCGCGAAGCTCAGTACGTGGCTGATGGCGATCACCCGCCACAAGATCGTCGACGCCTACGAGGCGCGGGCGAAACGTCAGCGCGAACTGGAGGCCTTCATGGAGAGCGTCTACCTCCAGTCGCTCAGCTGGACGGACGAGATCGCCGACAGCGTCGCCATGAGCCAGGAGCTCGACCAGCTGGAGCCGGTGGCGCAGCAGATCATGCGGCTCGCCTTCTACGATCGGCTGACCCATACGCAGATCGCGGCGAAACTCGACCTTCCGTTGGGTACGGTCAAGAGTCATATCCGGCGCAGCCTCCTCCGGCTGCGGGCACGGTTGGAGGACGCGGATGACGCATAG
- a CDS encoding anti-sigma factor, whose protein sequence is MTHSDPDVLAMLALGETDIDARDVDHVMTCPQCRTELERLTRVTRAARENGPVDFALQEPSPRVWENISAQLTLDPPATSSVAADDGIPSATRADASPTRDVAPRRRGRGRRRWPYLVSAAAVVLVAVAVALVVFIRPAPQVEAQATLAGLPAWSTSNGQATMEREPDGTTVLAVELDSPAVHSPGTAYREVWLMNSDLTKAISVGLLDGGTGRFVMPPNIAAADYPVVDISQQPLNGDPAHSGDSIVRGTLSAAR, encoded by the coding sequence ATGACGCATAGCGACCCGGATGTCCTCGCGATGCTCGCCCTCGGCGAGACCGACATCGACGCGAGAGACGTCGACCACGTGATGACCTGCCCGCAGTGCAGGACGGAGCTGGAGCGCCTGACGCGTGTGACGCGTGCGGCGCGTGAGAACGGCCCGGTCGACTTCGCCCTGCAGGAGCCCTCTCCCCGCGTGTGGGAGAACATCAGCGCGCAGCTGACACTCGACCCGCCCGCGACCTCCAGCGTGGCGGCCGACGACGGCATCCCCTCGGCCACTCGGGCTGATGCTTCCCCGACCCGGGATGTCGCCCCGCGTCGCCGGGGACGCGGCCGTCGTCGCTGGCCGTACCTGGTCTCCGCCGCAGCGGTCGTGCTCGTCGCCGTCGCTGTGGCTCTCGTCGTGTTCATCCGTCCGGCGCCCCAGGTGGAGGCGCAGGCCACGCTGGCCGGACTGCCCGCGTGGTCGACCTCCAACGGTCAGGCCACCATGGAGCGGGAGCCCGACGGCACGACGGTCCTGGCGGTCGAGCTGGACTCCCCGGCCGTGCACTCCCCGGGCACCGCGTACCGCGAGGTGTGGCTGATGAACAGCGACCTCACGAAGGCGATCAGCGTCGGACTCCTGGATGGAGGCACGGGTCGCTTCGTGATGCCGCCCAACATCGCCGCCGCCGACTACCCGGTCGTCGACATCTCGCAGCAGCCGCTCAACGGCGATCCGGCGCACTCGGGCGACAGCATCGTCCGGGGCACCCTGTCCGCGGCACGCTGA